Proteins co-encoded in one Ruegeria sp. HKCCD4315 genomic window:
- a CDS encoding DNA gyrase inhibitor YacG, with protein sequence MSCPICGEDTVQKFRPFCSKRCADIDLAKWLNGSYAVPSQREDDLEADAEAQDLMPKRPH encoded by the coding sequence ATGAGCTGCCCGATCTGCGGAGAAGACACGGTGCAGAAGTTCCGTCCTTTCTGCTCAAAACGCTGCGCAGACATTGATTTGGCCAAGTGGCTGAACGGTTCTTACGCAGTCCCTTCGCAGCGCGAAGACGACCTTGAAGCAGACGCTGAAGCCCAAGACCTTATGCCGAAACGACCGCACTGA
- a CDS encoding ribonuclease E/G, with translation MKGRTIVLDHIEDREAAALMVDGKLDDFLIAADAPTPGTIYRARADRPVKGQGGMFLTTPDGPAFLRQVKGLAPGTMLLVQVSGYAEPGKAIPVSNRILFKSRYAIVTPEAPGLNISRSIRDEEVRDQLLEIAHEQMGDSRYGLILRSCCVGADADDIAEDISSMLAQADQVMNDDGTEPEILSEGDSPHILAWRDWTDPAEVVTRAGGFETHGVLDALDVAHGVSEPLPGGGYLYIEPTRALVAVDVNTGADTSLAAGTKANFACAKLLPRALRVRGLAGQITLDLAPMPKKDRRGFESALRAAFKSDPDETILAGWTPLGHFELQRKRSRLPLAEILK, from the coding sequence ATGAAGGGCCGCACTATCGTTCTGGACCATATCGAGGACCGCGAAGCCGCGGCCCTTATGGTTGACGGCAAGCTTGATGACTTCCTGATTGCAGCGGACGCGCCTACGCCCGGTACGATCTATCGCGCCCGTGCCGACCGCCCGGTCAAAGGGCAGGGGGGCATGTTTCTGACAACCCCGGATGGGCCTGCCTTCTTGCGACAAGTCAAAGGGTTGGCCCCCGGCACCATGCTTCTGGTGCAGGTGAGTGGTTATGCCGAACCAGGCAAAGCCATTCCGGTGAGCAACCGTATCCTGTTTAAAAGCCGCTATGCCATTGTCACGCCCGAAGCGCCGGGCCTGAACATTTCGCGCAGCATCAGGGATGAAGAAGTCCGTGACCAGTTGCTGGAAATTGCACATGAACAGATGGGTGACAGCCGTTACGGCCTGATCCTTCGCTCCTGCTGCGTGGGTGCGGATGCGGATGACATTGCCGAAGACATCTCGTCCATGTTGGCGCAAGCGGACCAGGTGATGAATGACGATGGCACCGAACCAGAGATTCTGAGTGAAGGCGACAGCCCTCACATACTGGCCTGGCGGGACTGGACAGACCCGGCCGAGGTTGTCACGCGGGCCGGAGGCTTCGAAACTCACGGTGTGCTGGACGCGTTAGATGTTGCGCATGGTGTTTCCGAACCTTTGCCGGGTGGCGGATATCTTTATATCGAACCTACACGCGCATTGGTTGCAGTGGATGTGAATACCGGCGCGGACACATCCTTGGCGGCTGGGACCAAAGCCAACTTTGCCTGTGCCAAACTGTTGCCCCGCGCCTTGCGCGTGCGTGGATTGGCAGGGCAGATCACCCTGGATCTGGCACCGATGCCCAAAAAAGACCGGCGTGGTTTCGAATCCGCTCTGCGCGCTGCTTTCAAGTCGGATCCGGACGAGACGATTCTGGCAGGCTGGACCCCGCTGGGACATTTCGAACTGCAACGCAAACGCAGCCGTTTGCCGCTGGCGGAGATCCTGAAATGA
- a CDS encoding nucleoside triphosphate pyrophosphatase: protein MAFILGSGSPRRLDLLSQLGVQPDAIRPPDIDETPLKGELPVPYCSRITREKVQAVQADRDDITLCADTTVALGRRILGKPEDAGQAAEFLHALSGRRHRVITSVAIRRGERILQRDVVSQVKVKRLSDVEINAYLATGDWQGKAGAYAIQGPAGAFIPWISGSFTGIVGLPLSETAALLQGIGYPLYREAS, encoded by the coding sequence ATGGCGTTTATTTTAGGATCGGGCAGCCCGAGACGGCTGGACCTGCTGTCCCAGCTTGGTGTGCAGCCCGATGCCATCCGCCCCCCTGACATCGACGAAACACCGCTGAAAGGCGAGCTTCCGGTTCCCTATTGCAGCCGTATCACACGCGAAAAAGTGCAGGCGGTACAAGCGGATAGAGATGACATCACGTTGTGCGCAGACACCACCGTCGCTTTGGGGCGTCGCATTCTGGGTAAACCCGAAGATGCAGGCCAAGCCGCCGAATTTCTGCACGCGTTGTCCGGTCGCCGTCACCGGGTCATAACCTCGGTCGCGATACGGCGTGGGGAGCGAATATTGCAGCGTGACGTCGTCTCGCAGGTGAAGGTCAAGCGCCTGTCGGATGTCGAAATCAACGCATATCTGGCGACAGGGGACTGGCAGGGCAAAGCGGGTGCCTATGCCATTCAAGGCCCCGCAGGCGCGTTCATTCCCTGGATTTCGGGCTCGTTCACCGGCATTGTCGGTCTGCCCCTGTCCGAAACCGCCGCTCTGCTGCAGGGTATCGGCTATCCATTATATCGCGAGGCATCATGA
- the infA gene encoding translation initiation factor IF-1: MAKEDTLEFPGVVKELLPNATFRVELENGHEIIAHTAGKMRKNRIRVLAGDKVQVEMTPYDLTKGRINYRFK, encoded by the coding sequence ATGGCCAAGGAAGATACGCTCGAATTTCCCGGTGTCGTGAAGGAACTCCTGCCTAATGCGACGTTTCGGGTCGAGCTGGAAAACGGCCATGAGATCATCGCACATACGGCAGGTAAGATGCGCAAGAACCGCATCCGCGTTCTGGCCGGCGACAAAGTCCAGGTCGAAATGACCCCGTACGATCTGACCAAAGGTCGGATCAACTACCGTTTCAAGTAA
- a CDS encoding carbon-nitrogen hydrolase family protein, which translates to MKIATAAYDLSWLDSWAQYEDKLDRWVAEAAGQGAELLVFPEYGAMELSTLDGVEVAGDLERSIHSVSDRMGDVQTLHSRLAKTYNTYILGASAPVMDGHGRPVNRAAFYAPDGACDHQDKQIMTRFEREDWDIAHGGPLKLFNTALGKIGVLICYDSEFPLLGRALSEADLILVPSCTEALSGYWRVRIGAMSRALENQCVTVMASLVGNNEWSETVDKNTGTGGIFGPPDKGFPATGVLAEGVLNQPGWTYAEVELEAIAHVRADGHVLNRTHWQEQAPRVESVTISSL; encoded by the coding sequence ATGAAAATCGCCACTGCCGCTTACGACCTCAGCTGGCTCGACAGTTGGGCACAGTATGAAGACAAATTGGACCGCTGGGTCGCCGAAGCCGCAGGGCAGGGGGCTGAACTTCTGGTTTTCCCTGAATACGGAGCCATGGAGCTTTCGACCCTCGATGGGGTCGAGGTGGCAGGCGATCTGGAACGCTCGATCCATTCAGTGTCTGACCGAATGGGGGATGTGCAAACCCTGCACAGCCGCCTTGCGAAGACATACAACACATACATTCTGGGCGCTTCCGCCCCGGTTATGGATGGCCACGGTCGTCCAGTGAACCGCGCCGCGTTCTATGCGCCAGATGGCGCTTGCGACCATCAGGACAAACAGATCATGACCCGGTTCGAGCGTGAAGATTGGGACATTGCCCACGGTGGTCCGCTGAAGCTGTTCAACACCGCGCTGGGCAAGATCGGGGTGCTCATCTGTTATGACAGCGAGTTCCCTTTGTTGGGCCGCGCCCTCAGCGAGGCGGATCTGATCCTTGTTCCGTCTTGCACCGAAGCCCTTTCCGGTTATTGGCGTGTCCGCATCGGAGCGATGTCAAGAGCATTGGAAAACCAATGTGTTACAGTGATGGCTTCGCTGGTCGGAAATAACGAATGGTCCGAGACCGTGGACAAAAACACTGGTACGGGCGGCATATTCGGCCCGCCGGACAAGGGCTTTCCAGCCACAGGGGTGCTGGCCGAAGGCGTGCTGAACCAACCCGGCTGGACCTATGCCGAGGTCGAATTGGAAGCAATTGCACATGTCCGTGCGGACGGCCATGTGCTGAACCGCACTCATTGGCAGGAACAAGCCCCCCGAGTCGAATCGGTCACAATATCCAGCCTTTAG